The genomic DNA TCTCTCCATGTCCACCTTCACCATGGCTCCTCTAACCCACTGCCTGTCCGGGTCTGAGCAGAGTGTCTTTCCCCGTCTTGTGTGGAGCCTGCGATagatgtgacatttttaaattctcatcCATGTccaaatgaaaatgcattttctcGCTTGGTTAAGtggacaaataaattaaaatatcagtGGCTGGATGTCTTGTTTTAACTGAAAGCCACTTTCAattgtacctttttttttctatttgtgctttaaaaatataatttatttggaAGTATTTCTGTATCTTTGCTCCACGCTGGTATATGATTTAATTCTTTACAGTGTGAACTTGCATGAATACTTACTTTACAGCTTTGATTGCACAGATGCCTTCAGACTGAATGGTGTAATCCACAATCAAACTCAAGGGGATTTCGGTGTTGGACCATTGGGGACAACAGCTGGCTGCTGGTCTATAACCTAAATAAGATCACAAAAAGTAACATTGAAGCATTCATCAGTTTACATTTACTCCCACAAAGTCTTCAACAAAACTTCTGCAGTAGTAGTTGTCGTGTTTTTACAATACTCACTTGCATCGACCATCCATTTGGTGAGGCAGAGGAGAGTGGCAAACACCAGGATGAGTCTCATCTTCCTTAAACCCTGACTTGGTCCTGTAATGCTGTGCTATGAAATGTCTAAGAACAGAATTTAGAAGATCTGAGTAGCTGAGAGATTATAGTTGGCTGCTTCCATCAGTAGTAACCTGAGCCTTGGCATCAAGTCGCTCACAGCAGGAGCGGCGTATTCGTCAGAGAAGTTCTCTATCTGATTGTTAATAGTTTGAATCCGACCCTTATAAAAGAAagcccctcttcctctcccccagAATAAGCGGTGTGGCTGCGCAATGGGGTAGGGGGTGGGAGTGgaggtggagtgggggggggggcgcggtTGGAAAGAATGAGTGCATCTTTATGGTGACTAACAGTGTTGATCATGTTCCTGTCCACCACACAGGTCTGCTGCAACACAAACAATAGATAGACAGCTATAGTCCAGACCTATAGTcgacacctgtgtgtgtgtgtgtgtgtgtgtgtgtgtgtgtgtgtgtgtgtgtgtgtgtgtgtgtgtgtgtgtgtgtgtgtgtgtgtgtgtgtgtgtgcgtgctcaaAATGACACTCTGAAAGCCACAGGTACTTTTAGACTCACAAGCTAAATATAAAGGGTTCGGTTACACATGGTCTTGTCCTAAATACTTATCAGGGCTTCAtataaataaagagaaataatcaTTACCTTACTGAACTAATTATCTTAGATAAAAAGACATAAAGACTGgcaaaaaaatgacatcacattGTGACAATATGACCAGAAGATGTCATTATTTTGTAGTAGGTGAATAATCTCCTTCATAAGGATTGGGCACTGGACATATATTTTTCACCACCCAGAAATTGGATGGACTTATCTTTCTGTTGCACCTCAGTGATCTGAGCTGGAATATAGGTGTGTGGAGCCCCACCCACAGCCCATATAAGGACTCAATAGTGGGGGAAATGAGGGAACACAAGAGAACACTAGGATGTAATGAGTCGCGGGTGAGCCGGGATCATTACTGCTGTAATCAGCACTGATGAGACACACTCTGATTGCTggaaaaatgttgtgtttgtggttctgtgtctttgtttttgagatTCAATCATCAAAAGTTACTAAGGAGCAAATTGGGGTGTTCTATTTTCACATAAAACAACCTGCTGATTCACTTTCAAATCAACACTGAGGTCCATTTTAAAATCCTTGGAATGTAGATTTTGTCTGGTGTTAGCcaataaaattatttgtcagACACACGGCTTCAACTGATTTGCATAATTCCACCATCAGTTTTATGATGGATTAATGAGGATGGTGATTTAAATTATGATATGACATATGCTGgccaataaataattaaaatggcAATAaagaaatggcaaaaaaatTTGCTTGAGGAAATTTAGATGTGTTTCGCAGTTTGCATCTGGATAAATGTCTCCCTCAGTTTATCTATATCTAGTGAGAGTTGGtgaaataatataaatgtttcgaaaacagttttaaaaggAAGATTTACGATGCTTTCAGAAGAAATCTCAGGGGTCTGTCTTCGGGATCTAAGTCAGAATTTCTCTATCAGGCAAACTGATGGTAAATTCATACCGAGTTCAGtcttaaaataatgaaagagaTGAAGGGATTTAAAGAGaaactgaaagagagagaataaaagggATGACTAGAAGTGACGACAGGGATGGAAGAGACAAAtcagaggaaaataaataaaaatgtaaacatatcCGGACCATGTACCATTACACCTGCTCTGTGGCAGCAAGAATAAACCACTGATTGGCCGTGGACCAGCTGTCACGACAGAAAGCAAGCTTCATCCCCTCCTTGGCTCCCCCAGTTGACAGCCGCAAACCCCAAAGCACAGAAAAGACCGTCGTCTGAAGTGTCCAGTCATTAAAATCAGTGATAAACTGTCTGCTGTGTGCCTTcatagaataaaaaagaaacacatacatacaaacaaacaaacccccccccccccaaaaaaaggcatgcaaacacacttaTTAACAAGCACACACGTTGTGACCTTCCCCCACTGGAGTGCTCGGCGGtcacaccacacaaacacacacacacacaccaacaacaacatcccGGCCTCATCATTATCGCTCCTGTGGCAACTTGTTTGTCAGAGAAATGTCAGATTATTCCTTCCTCTCATATTCATTAGTTTctgtcccagcagcagcagcctgggcTGTCGCTCCTCTGACAGCACAGCGATGAGGAATTACTCTCCTGATATAAAGCCAGGAAGTGGAACATAGCATCGCAGGAAGTTACGATCGATACAGACCCATCGTCTCATCCGATATCGAACTTGAATGGGAATGAGAAAAACATTGAGGAGTCCTTAAAGTATCGTTTAGAACAAATTTAGACATGTGTGCATGTACGGAAACACTCTTCCATGtttgaggatgaggatgaaggccGGTACAGGTGCATGAGTGGGGCATTGTGAATGAGGCTAATCAGTATCTCATCAGAGCGCTACATTCGCCTGTCTGTTTAATAAAGAATCCACACCGATCAAGATTTCACTTTATCTCCATTTTTGAAGATAAAGCTGCGCCTCGTCTTGTTCAGACAGATCAGACAACCTGATTAACTCCCCTCCgtcttctttctgtctgcacACACGTCCTGATAAGTTCACCTCAGTGAGAGAAGCAAGTCAGAAAACTTCTATAAAGGCCAGATATAGCGGTAACAAAGAGCTATGTGTCTGCTGGACGGCCGTCTGGGGACAGAACCTCTGGAAAGAGCAGCGTACCTCGGGTCAGTCTTGGAGCTGAAGAAGTGTTGGGATGAGCAGAGATGTTTTTGATATGTAACAGTGGAGCCGCGTGCGCCGATCGATACGACGACCTTTCTCAGACTGATTGCATGATCCGATgctttgcccccccccaaacccccaggGCCAGCACCCACCAGAGGTCTATAACCATCAAGCATTGTTATTCTCCGTTTCAGCTGGAGAGGTAGGGCGAGTTCACGTCTTCGGTCTTGCTCTTTTATTTCACctcaggacttttttttttttttttggtgttatttcattttatctcagccttttcacacacatacacacacacacacacacacacacacacacacacacacacacacacacacacacacacacgagaacaCACATCATATGGAAACATAAAAAGGACTAAATGAGGCCTGTGAGATATACAACCTCAACAAATGGGGGTCTCCAACTCATTCCCCGGGGCCGCTACAGATGGATCTTATATATTTCAGTTCGATATGTGGGGATGAACAGAAATCCCACTTGAGGGTTGAGAAATGTCATTTGGTTTCCAATTAATATTTCAATTAACTGAGTCATTCCCAATTCATTGTGGAACCACTGGGGTTGAAATGACACTGACCTCCTGCCCCGGTATCAATCTCTAAACTATTGACCCGTCCATGTGAAGCTTCAATCGTGGATCAACCGCCCATTTAGAAAAGCGTCAATAATCGACTTAAACTGGCGGGCTATATTACCATAGCCATTAGCATAGCCAGTGTGACTGACCCGCCCAGCACCTCTGGCTCACGGTCCAGGGGGCAGGAGCGAGTAACGTCTAATCAATAAGCACTTTAATTATAGCATCTCAGGGCTCGCGCTTCTTCACGGTTGGGAGACGTGCGATGCCACACCTGGTCCAGTGTGATCATCTCAGACGGAGTAGGCTTTAAACGCCTCGGTAACCCATCTCTTTTTTTAGGTCAGTGCTATTACAGGCAACAAATTGTCCACTTCTCTCATCAGATTCAGTAattttgtctgggttttttttgtttttttttgtctttctgcttTTTGCGGTTTAGAAACTTCAGTTTTTTCTAGGTCTTGTATTACAGAAtgcattctttttattttgctggCTGATCAACAGGTAGTGATGAATGATAAACTGATTATATATCTTGTCTGGCCgtcaccttttttttccttttttcttttactgcatAGAAAAGTCTACTAATGCAAACCTATCATCAAAGTCTGATGATAAAGATGAACTTAAAACCGAATTGTTCATCTTCACCAACAGAGACTTCAAGCAGCAGCTCTGCTTGATATGAAATGAATTTTGAGTGAAACACATCTTTATTTATCACTATCACTGCCATCACAGTGAACAGATCAATTTAATACAATACGCTCTTATAAATTACggtaaaacaactaaaaaaaaagtttattctaAGCATCATGTTCAAATTTTTTAGAATTGTTGGAGACTATTTTCCCAACACATGATTATTCCTCCCCGTGTTGTCTCCATAGCAACAACCTTATGGCGCAGCATCCAGATAATCCCTCTGGTCTTAAATCAAAATCAGTGGATTCTGCTGCATGTTCAGTTTCCACTGGTGAACATTCAAATTGGGACACTAGATGGCGCGCTTTCCCTGCAGTGGGAGGAATTTAGAGCTTGTCAGACTCTAAAAGAGTCATCCGAATTTATCCCAGAAGTCTAGGGtgtcaaaaatacaaacagagcAACCCCCAGGCTACAGCTGGCATTATTCTGCGCTTCATGGCAAAACAGTGAGCGGCGAGGCTAAAGAGATAACAAGTCAGTCGACCTTGACCGGGTTCGACTTCCCCTTCTGCACAGCAGTGTTGGGTGCAAACATGGAGCTTCATATTGTTGAAGGTGTAAAAACCCTGGTGTGTGTCGCCGTCTGTGTTCttttgtgcgtgtttgtctgacATACCCCCCGCCTTTGGTGGCTCCGGATGGTGCTGTGCTTGAGAAACACCAGGAGGATCAAAGAGCATGTGTTTCATTCATGACTCAACTGCAGCGAGGTCTTCCTCCTCTCGCTCTTCATCTCGCTTTATTTGTCCGCTTTCATCATCATTGGCTCTTCGCTTCACATCTCTCGCTTCTGTCTTTTAGCAGGAACGCATTACGGCTCTCTGTTTGTCACACATCCCATGATTGCCCTTTTCATCGCCGCCATGGAAGCGGGTTTTGTCTTCctgccctcccccaccccccctcttcAGACGTCCCCATGACACCCCATTTGCTCTTCAGTTAGGTTAATCAGGGTCATATCAAAGCCTTAATGCCTaaatgtgcagtgtgtgtgtatgtgtgtgtgtgtgtgtgtgtgtgtgtgtgtgtgtgtgtgtgtgtgtgtgtgtgtgtgtgtgtgtgtgtgtgcatgtgtgtgttgtaacaCAGTCCCTCCTGTTTGAGCCAGATTATTCTAAGTTCCTGACCCCTGGGCGGTGAGGGAGGCCCATGTTTGGAAACACAGGCCTCTTGAGCCCAGCGGGAGAGCTCCATCGGGGGCCTCTATCACCAGGCGAGTCCCAGGATGCAGTGGGCCTGTTCTTGGGGCTGCAGGTCGGGC from Antennarius striatus isolate MH-2024 chromosome 18, ASM4005453v1, whole genome shotgun sequence includes the following:
- the LOC137611910 gene encoding C-C motif chemokine 4-like, with the protein product MRLILVFATLLCLTKWMVDASYRPAASCCPQWSNTEIPLSLIVDYTIQSEGICAIKAVKLHTRRGKTLCSDPDRQWVRGAMVKVDMERRMKASQEKVQNEKGTTSNTATPAYTTSKKAPRKGRRKGWRHRKKSRGRKKLRGRIN